Proteins from a genomic interval of Zingiber officinale cultivar Zhangliang chromosome 1B, Zo_v1.1, whole genome shotgun sequence:
- the LOC121983723 gene encoding coatomer subunit beta-1-like, translating to MEKSSTLLIHFDKGSAAMANEIKEALEGNGAEAKIDAMKKAVMLLLNGETLPQLFITIVRYVLPSEDHTVQKLLLLYLEIIDKTDARGRVLPEMILICQNLRNNLQHPNEYIRGVTLRFLCRLSEPEILEPLVPSVLANLDHRHPFVRRHALLAISAIYRLPGQAGEQLIPDAPELVEKALASEQDPSARRNAFLMLASCAQARAVAYLLSQTHHVPDWGELHQMTALDLIRKVCRSNPAEKGKYIKIIISLLNSSSAAVVYESAGTLVSLSSAPTAIRAAANTYCQLLVSQSDNNVKLIVLDRLNELKSSHREIMVDLIMDVLRALSSPNLDITRKTLDIALELITSRNVDEVVLLLKKEVVKTQSTELEKNGEYRQMLVQAIHSCAIKFPVVASTVVHLLMDFLGDTNVASATDVVLFVREIIEGNPKLRVSIITRLLDTFYQIRAARVISCALWIIGEYCLSVPEVESGFEVIKQSLGDLPFYSAAEEGATADASKKPLQINSSVTVSSKRPMVLADGTYATQSAASEIALSAPPVLPGSSGSPGNLRSLILSGDFFVGAVVSCTLTKLVLRLKEVHFSKSEANKVCTGALLIMTSLLQLGLSSFLSHPIDNDSYDRILLCIRLLCNKDDKVQKIWLQSCHQSFTEMLAEKQFREAEDIKDKAQVSYAQPDDLIDFYHLKSRKGMSQLELEDEVQDDLKRATGEFMKDGDDANKLNRILQLTGFSDPVYAEAYVTVHHYDIVLDVTVINRTKDTLQNLCLELATMGDLKLVDRPQNYTLASQSSKQIRANIKVSSTETGVIFGNIVYETSNVLERIVVVLNDIHIDIMDYISPATCADTQFRNMWAEFEWENKVAVNTIIQHEKEFLDHIIKSTNMKCLTPLSALDGNCGFLAANLYAKSVFGEDALVNISIEKQADGKLSGYIRIRSKTQGIALSLGDKITLKQKSAS from the exons ATGGAGAAGTCTTCCACCCTCCTGATCCACTTCGACAAGGGGTCCGCCGCCATGGCCAACGAGATCAAGGAAGCTCTCGAGGGAAACGGCGCGGAGGCCAAGATCGACGCCATGAAGAAGGCCGTCATGCTTCTTCTCAATGGCGAGACCCTTCCCCAGCTCTTCATCACCATCGTCCGCTACGTCCTACCCTCCGAGGACCACACCGTCCAGAAGCTGCTCCTCCTCTACCTGGAGATCATCGACAAGACCGACGCTCGCGGTCGCGTCCTTCCGGAGATGATCCTCATCTGCCAGAACCTCCGCAACAATTTGCAACACCCCAATGAGTACATCCGTGGCGTCACGCTCCGCTTTCTCTGCCGCCTCTCTGAGCCCGAGATTCTGGAGCCACTTGTTCCATCTGTCCTCGCTAACCTCGACCATCGACACCCCTTTGTCCGACGTCACGCTCTTCTCGCCATTTCCGCCATCTATCGCCTCCCTGGCCAGGCCGGTGAGCAGCTTATCCCCGACGCCCCAGAGCTTGTCGAGAAGGCGCTCGCCTCGGAGCAGGACCCTTCTGCCCGCCGCAACGCTTTCCTCATGCTCGCTTCGTGTGCACAGGCCCGTGCCGTCGCCTACCTCCTCTCGCAAACGCACCATGTCCCTGACTGGGGTGAACTCCACCAGATGACTGCCCTCGACCTCATCCGCAAGGTCTGCCGCTCCAATCCCGCGGAAaagggcaaatacatcaagatcATCATTTCTCTCCTGAATTCTTCCTCAGCTGCAGTTGTCTATGAAAGCGCTGGTACACTTGTTTCCCTCTCCTCAGCCCCTACTGCTATCCGGGCTGCAGCAAACACCTATTGCCAACTCCTCGTTTCGCAGAGCGACAACAACGTGAAGCTCATTGTGCTTGATCGGCTCAATGAGCTCAAGTCATCGCACAGGGAGATCATGGTGGATTTAATCATGGATGTGCTTCGTGCACTCTCAAGTCCAAATCTTGATATCACTCGCAAGACGCTCGACATTGCTCTCGAGCTTATCACATCTAGGAACGTTGATGAGGTGGTGCTTTTGCTCAAGAAGGAGGTGGTCAAGACTCAGAGCACCGAGCTCGAGAAGAATGGGGAGTACCGGCAGATGCTAGTTCAGGCAATCCATTCGTGTGCTATCAAGTTCCCGGTGGTTGCAAGCACTGTTGTCCATCTGCTGATGGATTTCCTTGGAGATACAAACGTTGCTTCTGCTACTGATGTGGTTCTGTTTGTGAGAGAAATAATTGAGGGAAACCCGAAACTCAGGGTTTCTATTATCACAAGGCTGCTCGACACGTTCTATCAGATCCGGGCTGCTAGGGTCATCTCGTGTGCTCTTTGGATTATTGGTGAGTACTGCCTTTCAGTTCCAGAAGTTGAGAGTGGCTTTGAGGTAATCAAGCAGAGCCTTGGAGATCTTCCCTTTTACAGTGCCGCTGAAGAGGGGGCAACAGCTGATGCATCTAAGAAACCTCTGCAGATCAACTCCTCTGTCACTGTTTCTTCGAAGCGCCCTATGGTTCTGGCAGATGGGACCTATGCGACACAAAGTGCTGCTTCAGAAATTGCCTTGTCTGCTCCACCAGTGCTTCCTGGGTCTTCAGGATCACCTGGAAATTTGAGATCATTGATCCTATCTGGTGACTTCTTTGTTGGAGCTGTTGTTTCTTGCACTCTGACTAAGCTGGTTTTGAGATTGAAGGAGGTCCATTTCTCCAAGTCTGAAGCAAACAAAGTGTGCACTGGGGCCTTGTTGATCATGACTTCATTGTTACAATTGGGACTGTCTTCATTTCTTTCGCACCCTATTGATAATGACTCATATGACAGGATATTGCTATGCATAAGATTGCTCTGCAACAAAGATGACAAGGTTCAGAAAATATGGCTGCAGTCATGCCACCAGAGTTTTACAGAAATGCTAGCAGAGAAACAGTTCCGAGAGGCTGAGGATATTAAAGATAAAGCACAAGTTTCCTATGCACAGCCCGATGATCTTATTGACTTCTATCATCTGAAGAGCAGGAAG GGTATGAGCCAGCTTGAGTTGGAGGATGAGGTTCAAGATGATTTAAAACGTGCAACTGGAGAATTTATGAAGGACGGGGATGATGCTAATAAATTGAACAGAATTCTTCAATTAACTGGATTCAGTGATCCTGTATATGCTGAGGCATATGTCACAGTTCATCATTATGACATTGTACTCGATGTCACAGTCATTAATCGAACAAAAGACACACTTCAGAATCTATGTTTGGAGTTGGCGACCATGGGAGATCTGAAGCTTGTTGACCGACCTCAAAACTATACTCTAGCATCACAGTCAAGCAAACAAATACGTGCCAATATAAAAGTCTCTTCGACAGAAACTGGAGTCATTTTTGGTAATATTGTGTATGAAACTTCAAATGTGCTCGAGAGGATTGTTGTTGTCCTCAACGACATCCACATTGACATCATGGATTACATATCTCCTGCCACTTGTGCTGATACACAATTTAGGAACATGTGGGCAGAATTTGAGTGGGAAAATAAG GTTGCGGTTAACACAATAATACAGCATGAGAAGGAATTTTTAGATCATATTATCAAGTCAACAAACATGAAGTGCCTCACCCCGCT CTCCGCACTGGACGGGAACTGTGGATTTCTCGCTGCTAACCTGTATGCAAAGAGTGTCTTTGGAGAGGATGCCTTGGTCAACATAAGCATCGAGAAGCAGGCCGATGGCAAATTGAGTGGCTACATCAGGATACGGAGCAAGACACAAGGAATTGCTCTCAGTTTAGGCGACAAGATAACCCTCAAACAGAAGAGTGCCAGTTAG
- the LOC122043186 gene encoding B-box zinc finger protein 32-like, giving the protein MKAARRRRRVCELCGGAAAVHCEADAAHLCWSCDAHVHGANFLVARHLRQVACTSCGALDDDRLFAGAGSPAPIRSLCGSCGGGAAAAARGAVVVADEESDTESCVSTAESATAGRRRAIGGGRVGARERVRLAAVAVWGDAKRRRKGEMVLALRRLEEATGALAEVMARAGAMAMLEG; this is encoded by the coding sequence ATGAAAGCGGCTCGGCGGCGGCGGAGGGTGTGCGAACTCTGCGGCGGCGCGGCCGCCGTGCACTGCGAGGCGGACGCGGCGCATCTCTGCTGGTCCTGCGACGCCCACGTTCACGGCGCTAACTTCCTGGTGGCGCGCCACCTCCGCCAGGTCGCCTGCACCAGCTGCGGCGCGCTCGATGATGACCGCCTCTTCGCTGGCGCCGGATCGCCCGCCCCGATCCGATCGCTCTGCGGATCCTGCGGCGGAGGCGCAGCCGCAGCAGCAAGGGGAGCGGTCGTGGTCGCCGACGAGGAGTCGGACACCGAGTCGTGCGTGTCCACGGCGGAATCGGCGACGGCGGGGAGGCGGAGGGCGATCGGGGGCGGGCGGGTGGGGGCGAGGGAGAGAGTGCGGCTGGCAGCGGTGGCGGTGTGGGGAGACGCGAAGCGGCGGAGGAAGGGGGAGATGGTACTGGCCCTGAGGAGATTGGAGGAGGCAACGGGCGCGCTGGCGGAGGTCATGGCGAGAGCCGGAGCCATGGCCATGCTGGAAGGTTAA